In the Ipomoea triloba cultivar NCNSP0323 chromosome 6, ASM357664v1 genome, one interval contains:
- the LOC116023761 gene encoding uncharacterized protein LOC116023761 produces MAGASDAVMCRGFFATLDGQAQDWFTSLPERSISTFTDLSRKFLSYFASSIPKKKPFSNMCKLEQGSTEMLTDYLNRWKKEARTVENFDEKAAIPIFTSNVRSGPFHRDFVQNRPKTYAALLDRAARFAEADEAERKKKEEERGRRDKRGYLGQYVKRTGQGRPQGPGNVWKKKGGSEPPASGSRKRELDQLTEEDEKESYEPHPREKQVIHVIFGGPEGGDTQSERKKWAQNLYVGEVVRQPHEKKPKR; encoded by the exons ATGGCGGGAGCGAGTGACGCCGTCATGTGCCGGGGTTTCTTCGCGACCCTTGACGGCCAAGCACAGGATTGGTTCACCTCTTTACCCGAGAGATCCATCTCGACCTTTACAGACCTATCGAGAAAATTCTTGTCATACTTTGCCAGCAGCATCCCAAAGAAGAAGCCGTTTTCCAATATGTGCAAGTTAGAACAGGGGAGCACGGAGATGTTGACCGACTACCTCAACAGATGGAAGAAGGAGGCGAGGACGGTCGAAAATTTCGATGAGAAAGCAGCCATACCGATCTTTACCAGCAACGTCAGATCAGGACCTTTCCACCGCGACTTCGTCCAAAATCGTCCAAAGACATATGCTGCGTTACTAGACCGGGCGGCGAGGTTCGCCGAGGCGGATGAGGccgaaaggaagaagaaggaggaggagcGAGGTCGGCGAGACAAG AGGGGTTACCTCGGTCAATACGTTAAGAGGACCGGGCAGGGCCGACCTCAAGGCCCGGGCAATGTGTGGAAGAAGAAGGGTGGTTCCGAGCCGCCCGCCTCCGGGTCGCGCAAGAGGGAGCTCGACCAGCTCACTGAGGAGGATGAGAAGGAGTCGTACGAGCCCCACCCCCGAGAAAAACAAGTCATCCATGTCATCTTTGGTGGTCCTGAAGGAGGAGACACGCAGTCAGAAAGGAAGAAATGGGCCCAGAACCTCTACGTGGGGGAGGTCGTCCGCCAACCCCATGAGAAGAAGCCGAAGAGGTAG